CGAGGTCAGGACGACGAAGTGTGGGCCGCACTGCTGTCGCTCGAGGACTTCGCGGAGCTCCGGGAGGTGATGGCGAGCTTGCCGGTGCACTGGGTCGCCGAGCTACCAGGCGAAATGCTTGGAGCGCGCTACGGTGCGGCGCTCGTGAATTGGGTCGCAACGCAGATCGAAGACGGTCGGCTGGTTGAAGAGGGTTGGCCACTCGGTGCGGCTCTTTGCGGCAGCGGTTCCGACCGTGCGTTCGAGGTCGTCTGGTCTCTCCGGAGCCTGCACAATTACCCCACGGAACCAGATGAGTCCGCCAATGGGTTGGTGCTGCAATGGCTGTGGTCGTTTCCTACCGACGCCTTCTACTTCGTGGCGTCACACGCCCTCGCCGGAGATCGCCGTGCCCGGTTGATTCTGCGAAGCCTAACCGAGTGTCATCCGGGCACCGTATGGCGATTCCTGATCGCATCGTTCAGCCCCGAAGAGGTTGCCAGCGTCCTCGCAAGCGCGAAGGTCGAGCCGACAATCAAGCGCTCGGGCATCTTGAACGTGCTCGACCACGCTGCCGCGAGCGGGACAGCATGGCCGAAGCCGATGGCTGAAACCGGCTCGACGAACAACCTACGACTCACGGCATTTCGCTCGCGATCTCGCGGAGACTGGCATGTCGTGTTCGAAGAGCTTCAGGTTCACAGCGTCGGTTGTGTGCGTATCCAGCAGTACGAGATGGGCAGCCGCCCATGGCCGGAAGCGGGGCCGACGCACCGGCGCTTCAAGAGTCTCGACTTTCCCCATGTTAGTTCGAAGGCCGAGCCGGCTTCGCCCAGGGCAGCACGACGAGCTTTCGCTGAGTTCGCGCTGGAATCCGCCACGCAGACGACCGGTGAGGTCTGGACACCCCTCCACGAGCTGCGTCAAATGAGTGATCTCGGTGACCCATTTGAGGTGGTGCAAGTCATCACTGGGTTGGGCGCATGGCACGAAATCGCACCGAGCCAGCACCCGGCCTTCCAACGCCTCGCGGAAGCGTTAGCGCAAGGGAACTTCGAGGTGGTCGACGTAGACAGCAACCAATCCAAGAACATCATGACGAAGTCCAGCGACCCCGATGCGGAAGGCGATGCGAACAAGGTGCTTCGTGGCCGGGAGCGGCAGTTCTCGCCGATTGCTGGGCGGCTATGCTTTCGAGCACTTCCCGCGCTGGCGAGCGAGCGTGCGGAACAGGTGCTCAGGGTATTCGAAGACCTCGGCTACCCTTTCAGCGGCCCCGATTCAGAGCGTTTCTCCGCGGAATTGCATGAGGCCATACGCCACGGCTTCACGCTGCATGGGTCTTGCGAGGCCGCGATCGAATA
This sequence is a window from Polyangiaceae bacterium. Protein-coding genes within it:
- a CDS encoding class I SAM-dependent methyltransferase; the encoded protein is MDLAEEIDYSGPLDSRRLMPLERARHVIREALLGRGQDDEVWAALLSLEDFAELREVMASLPVHWVAELPGEMLGARYGAALVNWVATQIEDGRLVEEGWPLGAALCGSGSDRAFEVVWSLRSLHNYPTEPDESANGLVLQWLWSFPTDAFYFVASHALAGDRRARLILRSLTECHPGTVWRFLIASFSPEEVASVLASAKVEPTIKRSGILNVLDHAAASGTAWPKPMAETGSTNNLRLTAFRSRSRGDWHVVFEELQVHSVGCVRIQQYEMGSRPWPEAGPTHRRFKSLDFPHVSSKAEPASPRAARRAFAEFALESATQTTGEVWTPLHELRQMSDLGDPFEVVQVITGLGAWHEIAPSQHPAFQRLAEALAQGNFEVVDVDSNQSKNIMTKSSDPDAEGDANKVLRGRERQFSPIAGRLCFRALPALASERAEQVLRVFEDLGYPFSGPDSERFSAELHEAIRHGFTLHGSCEAAIEYSEASHGGLNYEITVNSAALADRYEAWLPRGDQMFGSYPDAMVLHVANQLGQRLKVLDIGAGNGRNALALARLGHQVDAVEMTEAFAIQIEKWAQRRSLDVTVHEVDFLKEPIRGARGPYHIAILSQVTSHFGDSEDLDSVLAQLSAQLDPGGRIVLTAFITAEGYEPDEVAREAARARWCTLYTPTEFAAALQHAGLEVELQTGVVEFERTHLPALAWPPTSWFVDWAEGRNVFPMQSPPLELLWFVLKRLS